One genomic window of Haliotis asinina isolate JCU_RB_2024 chromosome 4, JCU_Hal_asi_v2, whole genome shotgun sequence includes the following:
- the LOC137282384 gene encoding peroxynitrite isomerase THAP4-like isoform X1, producing the protein MAVQVPGAALHDMVKPLEWLLGKWRSEEGQGKYPTLKDFKYGEEVEFSHVGQPNLQFSAYSWHLENKMPLHREVGFVRIKPGTNQVAFVVAQNIGLSEIEEGEVTGQSLKTTSHTVGRLTFGKPPQTQQIMREFQRSGDILEQVVSMKTENTDMTEHLRIKYKKI; encoded by the exons ATGGCTGTGCAAG TTCCAGGTGCTGCTCTTCATGACATGGTCAAGCCCCTGGAGTGGTTGTTGGGGAAGTGGAGGTCGGAAGAGGGTCAGGGTAAATACCCTACTTTAAAAGACTTCAAGTATGGCGAAGAGGTTGAGTTTTCCCATGTCGGACAACCAAATTTACAGTTTAG TGCCTACTCCTGGCATTTAGAAAATAAGATGCCTCTCCACCGAGAAGTTGGATTTGTTCGCATCAAACCAGGGACTAATCAAGTGGCTTTTGTTGTTGCTCAGAATATAG GACTGAGTGAGATTGaagaaggggaggtaactgggCAGTCACTAAAGACAACATCACATACTGTAGGAAGGCTGACGTTTGGAAAGCCACCCCAGACACAACAG ATAATGAGAGAATTCCAAAGATCTGGTGACATCCTTGAACAagttgtttccatgaaaactgagAACACAGATATGACAGAGCACCTACGTATAAAGTACAAGAAGATTTAA
- the LOC137282384 gene encoding peroxynitrite isomerase THAP4-like isoform X2, with amino-acid sequence MAVQGAALHDMVKPLEWLLGKWRSEEGQGKYPTLKDFKYGEEVEFSHVGQPNLQFSAYSWHLENKMPLHREVGFVRIKPGTNQVAFVVAQNIGLSEIEEGEVTGQSLKTTSHTVGRLTFGKPPQTQQIMREFQRSGDILEQVVSMKTENTDMTEHLRIKYKKI; translated from the exons ATGGCTGTGCAAG GTGCTGCTCTTCATGACATGGTCAAGCCCCTGGAGTGGTTGTTGGGGAAGTGGAGGTCGGAAGAGGGTCAGGGTAAATACCCTACTTTAAAAGACTTCAAGTATGGCGAAGAGGTTGAGTTTTCCCATGTCGGACAACCAAATTTACAGTTTAG TGCCTACTCCTGGCATTTAGAAAATAAGATGCCTCTCCACCGAGAAGTTGGATTTGTTCGCATCAAACCAGGGACTAATCAAGTGGCTTTTGTTGTTGCTCAGAATATAG GACTGAGTGAGATTGaagaaggggaggtaactgggCAGTCACTAAAGACAACATCACATACTGTAGGAAGGCTGACGTTTGGAAAGCCACCCCAGACACAACAG ATAATGAGAGAATTCCAAAGATCTGGTGACATCCTTGAACAagttgtttccatgaaaactgagAACACAGATATGACAGAGCACCTACGTATAAAGTACAAGAAGATTTAA
- the LOC137282638 gene encoding uncharacterized protein — MTSAEKPSSSPINIAREDLICPLCRLEFLEPKMLPCCHTFCRMCIATECAVLRTDHYVFWCPICYSESETYDITGFTLSPNIYITGLQEVKACRKVDKEYCLVCSVKRKKSSASYKCLDCGDKLCQACSKGHNSSTTTSNHFLACLSDLAKGRHDMQIMSRQRIVCVIHRDNYKFYCATCSVLICERCVLDEHRTHLHKSIEEAVKERKTALEKVVPKNFSVSQIKKRLRNLEKEEKQFSKKLTEETTAYVQQVHTESKQMQKKGRSFFQNERAVLNNHLSSLSTGIFGMYNKVMECGGLQLLVMGDALEVGMKSLPNDVVNNPLLYHKKLRINIAGYSPGSDVLSCTEELADEDEADEALSRAGRNGVYSFIAPKISNMTGSVAFLSKTDSTKAVKQAEGRQITCVDSKTNDEETDMTGDVIVSDPDNSIMVDRAIDMIDAMIEDSDNGMAKDAEDDKDTDLAKATGRDTVDIIHEDVVKKEEDVAARVSVDVRFKGKVHRTDADVKCKDAVVPREDMVKNTDKDIATLSEAHSDIDGEEEDCMTHKSIPETNQASAAQSSNTITDSLSKLDIKKVSPLHKTSMRPFVGKNIDTLAENTCLPDDTEKKGLTTKGSVGDTELDYSEVDLVLNEEESKKVFRHKEGMTFDNFNNMKPSETKKDEGGCPYYEVETASMVTGEWSSSQTSCCSTDGENGEKTISLTEQRTAQTNTRCRPMIKTLIYMHHFFTRLHSDWNIPNITCMVFGRDDSIYFIDENNYKIEMVNKFGDFLAGARKTETTFFNYMTSYYKGFAAVHGNVLLYYNHDMVVTQTTSLSKDRTPITSFPVVSNFQDGILIGNLPKNEMKLFNIYGSLKRCWTSKVPGPLMSLKYVHGDKVIMATWANDGAVYIESESQGIVLEIYRQFSSRDHVIGWHPWDASVTVDGRVIVSDSLQNEISIFDQEGNLLYTKNTAERHHLEPRCLLVDKNNRVFVSGKHGTVFQYGFV; from the exons ATGACCTCGGCGGAAAAACCAAGCAGTTCTCCCATCAACATAGCAAGAGAGGATCTAATATGTCCTCTCTGCAGGCTGGAATTCCTTGAACCCAAAATGCTCCCATGTTGTCACACGTTTTGCCGCATGTGCATTGCCACAGAGTGTGCTGTGCTGCGCACTGACCACTATGTTTTTTGGTGTCCTATCTGCTACAGTGAAAGCGAGACCTATGACATTACAGGATTTACTCTTTCACCTAACATATACATCACTGGGCTCCAAGAGGTGAAAGCCTGTCGCAAGGTTGACAAGGAATACTGTCTGGTTTGCTCTGTGAAAAGAAAGAAATCATCAGCATCATATAAATGTCTTGACTGTGGTGACAAGCTTTGCCAAGCTTGcagtaagggacacaactcctcAACAACCACCTCCAATCATTTCCTTGCTTGTTTATCTGATTTAGCGAAAGGTCGCCATGATATGCAGATTATGAGCAGGCAGAGGATTGTTTGTGTAATTCACAGAGACAATTACAAATTTTATTGCGCTACATGTTCAGTTCTAATCTGTGAACGCTGTGTCCTTGATGAACACAGAACACACCTTCATAAATCAATAGAAGAGGCTGTCAAAGAAAGGAAAACTGCTTTGGAAAAAGTGGTACCCAAGAACTTCTCAGTCAGCCAAATTAAGAAAAGATTGCGCAACttagaaaaagaagaaaagcaATTTAGCAAGAAACTGACAGAAGAAACAACAGCTTATGTACAGCAGGTTCACACAGAAAGCAAACAGATGCAGAAAAAGGGCCgtagtttctttcaaaatgagCGTGCTGTCCTTAATAATCACCTAAGCAGTTTGTCCACAGGTATTTTTGGAATGTACAATAAGGTGATGGAGTGTGGGGGACTGCAGCTGCTTGTTATGGGAGATGCTTTAGAGGTAGGCATGAAGTCTCTGCCAAATGATGTTGTAAACAACCCTTTACTTTACCACAAGAAACTCAGGATCAATATTGCAGGGTATTCTCCAGGATCAGATGTGTTATCGTGTACAGAAGAACTGGCTGATGAAGATGAGGCAGATGAAGCCTTATCCAGGGCTGGTCGGAATGGAGTGTACTCATTCATAGCTCCGAAAATCAGTAACATGACTGGAAGTGTTGCCTTTCTGTCAAAGACTGATTCAACAAAAGCTGTTAAACAAGCTGAAGGTAGACAAATTACATGTGTTGACAGTAAGACTAATGATGAAGAAACTGACATGACTGGAGATGTTATAGTTTCTGATCCGGACAATAGCATCATGGTTGACAGGGCCATTGACATGATTGATGCCATGATTGAAGATTCAGACAATGGCATGGCCAAAGATGCAGAAGATGACAAGGATACAGACCTTGCCAAGGCCACA GGTAGAGATACAGTCGATATCATACACGAAGATGTGGTGAAAAAAGAGGAGGATGTTGCTGCCAGAGTCTCAGTGGATGTCAGGTTTAAAGGCAAGGTCCACAGGACTGATGCTGATGTCAAGTGTAAAGATGCAGTTGTCCCCAGGGAGGACATGGTCAAAAATACTGATAAGGATATTGCTACACTCTCTGAGGCACATTCAGACATTGATGGAGAGGAGGAGGATTGTATGACACATAAAAGTATCCCAGAGACTAACCAAGCCTCTGCAGCCCAGTCTTCAAATACTATCACAGACAGCTTATCAAAACTTGACATTAAGAAGGTTTCACCTTTGCATAAAACCAGCATGAGACCATTTGTTGGGAAAAATATTGATACTCTtgcagaaaatacatgtttaccTGACGACACAGAGAAGAAGGGTTTGACTACTAAAGGTTCAGTAGGAGACACAGAATTGGACTATTCTGAAGTGGATTTGGTTCTTAATGAAGAAGAAAGTAAGAAAGTCTTCCGACATAAGGAAGGCATGACATTTGATAATTTTAACAACATGAAACCCAGTGAAACAAAGAAAGATGAAGGCGGCTGCCCTTATTATGAAGTAGAAACTGCATCCATGGTAACCGGTGAATGGAGTTCAAGCCAAACGTCTTGTTGCAGTACTGATGGTGAGAATGGTGAGAAAACGATCTCACTGACAGAGCAAAGGACAGCACAGACAAATACAAGATGTAGACCGATGATTAAAACCTTGATATACATGCATCACTTCTTCACACGACTGCACAGCGACTGGAACATTCCCAACATCACCTGCATGGTGTTTGGCAGGGATGACAGCATCTACTTCATTGATGAAAACAACTACAAAATTGAGATGGTGAACAAATTCGGGGATTTTCTGGCAGGTGCAAGAAAAACTGAAACAACATTTTTCAACTATATGACATCGTATTACAAAGGGTTTGCTGCAGTGCATGGAAATGTTCTTCTATACTACAACCATGATATGGTTGTCACCCAAACAACCAGTCTGTCTAAAGACagaacccccataacatcattTCCGGTTGTCTCAAATTTTCAAGATGGGATACTCATTGGAAACTTGCCTAAAAATGAGATGAAACTTTTCAATATCTATGGAAGCTTGAAGCGATGTTGGACGAGTAAGGTGCCTGGTCCATTAATGTCCTTGAAGTATGTTCATGGTGACAAGGTCATCATGGCCACTTGGGCTAATGATGGAGCAGTGTACATTGAATCGGAATCACAGGGTATTGTGTTGGAGATATATAGACAGTTCTCCTCTAGAGACCATGTGATAGGTTGGCACCCCTGGGATGCCTCTGTAACAGTGGACGGACGTGTCATTGTGTCAGATAGTCTACAGAATGAGATATCCATCTTTGATCAGGAGGGTAATTTGTTGTATACCAAAAACACTGCAGAACGTCATCATCTGGAGCCGAGATGTCTTCTGGTTGACAAAAATAACAGAGTGTTTGTATCTGGGAAACATGGGACAGTCTTTCAGTATGGCTTTGTTTAA